The window CGGCCAGGCGCAAGCGTGCGCCCTGCTCCACGAAGGTCTTGACGATTTCGAACTGCGTCATGTCCCGCCCGGTGGCGTACTTGGGATCGGCGCTGGCCACCAGGCGGCCGCGGCGGTCCACCACGTAGGCAGAGAGTCCTCCTGTGCTCGCGTCCTGCAGTCTCTGCAACAGGTAGCGGAGGTTGACGATCGCCCCCACCATGCCGATGAACCGTCCGTTCACCAACACCGGAGTGCTCGCCAGCATCATGGTGCTGGTCTCCTTCCCGGTGCCGGTAGCCAGGGCTTGTCCGGTATAGGAGCGTCCTTCTTTGGCCGCGGTGAAGGCATGCTCCAGTTCGCGACGCATGAAGTCGTCGGGCACGATGCGTCCGGCCGAGATGCCACGCGCCTGGGTGTTCAACAGCGTGGCGTAGGCCAGATCTTCAGACGAGGAAACGAAGCGCTCCAAAAGCGCCCGCAACTCCGGCGACGTTACCTTCTGCTCCGACTCGATATCGCCGCCGCTGGTCACCTGGATGGCCGAGGACAGGTTCGACAGCATGGTCTGTATGCCGGTATGCCGCTGGGCGATGTCCTCGCCCAGGGAGCGGGTGATGGTGTTCTGCAGGAGCTTTTCGTTTCTTTCCAGGCGCTCGCGGTTGCGGCTCGCCACCAGCGTTCCGTAGAAGAGCGGCGGGACCACGCTCACGACGATCAGCACGCCCAGGATGACGTAAAGGATGGAGATGCGCGTCAGCGTTGGCATTCAGCCCCGATCCGAGCCGGAAAAACTGAAGCGCATTGTAGCGCGAAACCCGCGCCCGTCGCGCTTAAAATCCCTGCCTTGAGGGGGTTACCAAGGTGTTGCGACGCTCCGTTACGACCGCGACAGCCCCTCAACAAACCACGCGGCATCAGGTACTTGCGGCACCCCATTCCCCGCGGGCGGGGCGGGTCATCAGCTCGTGGATGGCGGCCATGGGAGCCTTGCCCTCGTAGAGCACGGCGTGCATCTGCTCCGTGATGGGCATCTCCACACCCTGCCGTCTTGCCAGTCCACGCGCGGCATTCAGGGTGAGCACGCCCTCGGCTACCATGCCTTGCATGCCGGCGACGATGTCATCCAGCTTGCGTCCGCGGCCCAGCTCCACGCCCACGGAGCGGTTGCGCGAGAGGCCGCCGGTGCAGGTCAACACCAGGTCGCCGACTCCGGCAAGTCCGAACATGGTTTCGCGCCGGGCTCCGCAGGCCACGGCCAGGCGCGTGATTTCTGCCAGCCCGCGCGTGATCAGTGCGGCGATGGTGTTGTGTCCCAGGCCTATGCCGTCGCACACCCCTGCGGCGATGGCGATGATGTTCTTGAGCGCCCCGCCCATCTCCACTCCCACCACGTCCTCGCTGGCATACACGCGGAAGTTGGAGTCGTTGAACGCCTGCTGCGCGTAGGCTACCAGTTCGGCATCGTTCGAGGCCACGGCCACCGCCGTGGGGTCGCCGCGCGCTACTTCTTTGGCGAACGAGGGTCCGCTCAGCGCACCGATGCGGGGCCGCGCATCCGGCCTGGCTTTGGCCAATACCTCGGAAGCCACCTCGGTCATGCGCAGCAGCGTCTGGTTTTCGATCCCCTTGGTGGCGCTCAGCAGCATCATCTGCGGCGGAAGGTGGGGAACCATATGCTCGTAGACCCGGCGGCAGTGGTGCGAGGGCATCACCGTGACCGCCATCTCCGCTCCCGCCAGCGCCTGCTGCAGGCTGCTGGTTCCCACGACCGCCTTGGGAACCTTGAAGTCGGGAAGAAAGACGTGGTTGACGTGCTCGCGTGCCAGCGATTCCGCTACTTCTTTTTCAAAGGCCCACAAGCGGACACGGTGCCTGCCACTGCGTCCCAGGGCGATGGCAATAGCCGTACCCCACGCGCCCGCGCCGATGACCGCGATCTCGCTCACGCACTCTCCTTGCTGCGTCTGAATCGCAAGCGGCTCTCAGTCCCCGCCAGCAGCCGCCGGATGTTGGCGTGGTGTCTGCCTATGATGAGCGCCGAGCCGATTCCCATCAGGGCATACGCGCTGGTCGGGAGCGCGTGGCGATGCAACAGGTAGGCAGCCACGGGGAAGACCGCAACGCCCACCATGGATCCTAGTGAAACATAGCGAAACAGCATCACCATCAGCAGGAACGCGCCAAACGCCGCCAGCATAGCGTCCGGAGCCAGCACGGCAAAGCTCCCGGCGGCCGTCGCTACACCCTTGCCGCCCCGGAACTTGAGCCAGATGGGAAAGATGTGGCCTGCCAACGCCCCGAGCGCAGCCAAGGCCATGCACAAATCGACGGGTCCGGGACGCTGAAGTGGATGTGGGCAGAACACCGGGGAAAGGGTGACCGCCAGCCAGCCCTTGCCCGCATCGAGCGCCAGCGTCGCCAGGCCGAGTCCGGGCGACGACCGAGCGACATTGGTCGCGCCGATGTTTCCACTTCCCGTCTGTCGCACATCCTGGCCACGGAACAGCCGCATCAGAATATAGCCGAACGGGATGGAGCCGAGCAGATAGGAAACGGCTGCGATGGTGGCGAAGGTAGTCATTCAGTCCAGCTTGAAGCTCGCGAGCTTGGTGTACTCGGAGCCCTTCGGCGAGAGCCTGCTCTGGTACAGATGGAACTCGCGGGGCGTCATGGTACCAAAGTCCGGAGGGGGCATCGCGGCCAGCTTCTCCTGCAGGCGGCGGAATCGCAGGTTGGGCCTGTCCTCGGGACCGCGCCCGGGACGCCCTGAGCCCAGGCGCGCCAGCGTCAGATGAGGCGAGAACACGCGCTTCTCGCGCTCGTAGCCCAGGGCCTCCATCGCCTGCTCGACTTTCGCTGCCAGTTCCGCTAACGGCTCATCCGCCTCGACGCCGATCCAGAAAACCCGTGCCGATCGCGCCGTAGGGAAGAAGCCGGTGCCGCGGAAGGCGACTTGCGGGCTTGCGTTCCGGATTCCAGCCAGGGCGCGGTGAACGCGCTCTGCGGTGGCTTCGTCGGTCTCACCCAGGAACTTCAGCGTAAGGTGCATCGATTCCGGACGCACCCACCGCACCTCGGGCGCAAACCCCTGTACGCCTTCCAGGAAGCGAGCGATGCGCGCCCGGATGGCCTCGTCTATGTCTAT of the Terriglobales bacterium genome contains:
- the plsY gene encoding glycerol-3-phosphate 1-O-acyltransferase PlsY; translated protein: MTTFATIAAVSYLLGSIPFGYILMRLFRGQDVRQTGSGNIGATNVARSSPGLGLATLALDAGKGWLAVTLSPVFCPHPLQRPGPVDLCMALAALGALAGHIFPIWLKFRGGKGVATAAGSFAVLAPDAMLAAFGAFLLMVMLFRYVSLGSMVGVAVFPVAAYLLHRHALPTSAYALMGIGSALIIGRHHANIRRLLAGTESRLRFRRSKESA
- the thpR gene encoding RNA 2',3'-cyclic phosphodiesterase gives rise to the protein MRLFVAIDIDEAIRARIARFLEGVQGFAPEVRWVRPESMHLTLKFLGETDEATAERVHRALAGIRNASPQVAFRGTGFFPTARSARVFWIGVEADEPLAELAAKVEQAMEALGYEREKRVFSPHLTLARLGSGRPGRGPEDRPNLRFRRLQEKLAAMPPPDFGTMTPREFHLYQSRLSPKGSEYTKLASFKLD
- a CDS encoding NAD(P)H-dependent glycerol-3-phosphate dehydrogenase; the protein is MSEIAVIGAGAWGTAIAIALGRSGRHRVRLWAFEKEVAESLAREHVNHVFLPDFKVPKAVVGTSSLQQALAGAEMAVTVMPSHHCRRVYEHMVPHLPPQMMLLSATKGIENQTLLRMTEVASEVLAKARPDARPRIGALSGPSFAKEVARGDPTAVAVASNDAELVAYAQQAFNDSNFRVYASEDVVGVEMGGALKNIIAIAAGVCDGIGLGHNTIAALITRGLAEITRLAVACGARRETMFGLAGVGDLVLTCTGGLSRNRSVGVELGRGRKLDDIVAGMQGMVAEGVLTLNAARGLARRQGVEMPITEQMHAVLYEGKAPMAAIHELMTRPARGEWGAAST